One Streptomyces sp. NBC_01217 genomic region harbors:
- a CDS encoding hydrogenase maturation protein, with product MHILLVASAFNSLTQRVHAELRDRGHTVAVELATPQAPERDASLRRAVREFAPDLILAPLLKTAIPRDVWTAHTCLVVHPGPPGDRGPSSLDWAIHDGADTWGVTVLQAGEEMDAGDIWASATFSVPVAGKSDLYRNEVSDAALRAVHLAVERCASGTYVPRPQTAGDQELRIRTRPYLRQEHRRIDWDSDSTETVLRKLRAADSQPGVRDELLGEEWFLHGGHPEHELCGRPGELVAVRAGAVCRATTDGAVWIPELRPRRRPGGPVPFKLPAVTALAGRLPALPEHPAPLFDGGHGRGWSDIGYREEGQAGFLSFDFPGGAMSTAQCRRLLDAYRLACRRPTSVLVLGGTRDFFSNGIHLNVIEAAADPAEESWANINAMDDLVEAVLTTTDRLVVAAVGGNAAAGGMMLALAADEVWCRSGAVLNPHYRLMGLYGSEYWTYTLPRRVGDAVAKRLTGEALPVSAETAERLGLADRTLDCDARSFAGEAARLAARLAASPATGARIAAKKGERDRDETYRPLAEYREQELAEMRRTFFDPRSSYHALRRAFVHKDPPSGRPGHLAAAARRTAGGPPAEGPDVTALAAHHAVPGPSACYQER from the coding sequence GTGCACATCCTGCTCGTGGCGAGCGCGTTCAACAGCCTCACTCAGCGTGTTCACGCCGAACTGAGGGATCGTGGCCACACCGTGGCGGTGGAACTCGCAACCCCGCAGGCGCCCGAGCGCGACGCGTCGCTCCGCAGGGCTGTGCGCGAGTTCGCGCCCGACCTCATCCTGGCCCCGTTGCTGAAGACCGCCATTCCCCGGGACGTGTGGACGGCGCACACCTGCCTCGTCGTCCACCCGGGGCCTCCGGGCGACCGCGGGCCCTCGTCCCTCGACTGGGCCATCCACGACGGCGCGGACACATGGGGGGTGACCGTCCTGCAGGCCGGCGAAGAGATGGACGCCGGGGACATCTGGGCGTCGGCCACCTTCTCGGTGCCTGTGGCGGGCAAGAGCGATCTGTACCGCAACGAGGTCTCTGACGCGGCACTGCGGGCCGTACACCTCGCCGTCGAGCGCTGTGCGTCCGGTACGTACGTCCCTCGTCCGCAGACCGCCGGGGACCAGGAGTTGCGCATCCGCACCCGGCCGTACCTCCGCCAGGAGCACCGACGCATCGACTGGGATTCGGACTCGACGGAGACGGTCCTGCGCAAGCTGCGCGCCGCCGACTCCCAGCCCGGCGTGCGCGACGAACTGCTCGGGGAAGAATGGTTTCTGCACGGGGGACACCCGGAACACGAACTGTGCGGACGGCCGGGCGAGCTGGTGGCCGTACGGGCGGGGGCCGTCTGCCGGGCGACGACCGACGGCGCGGTATGGATCCCCGAGCTGCGCCCCCGTCGCAGACCGGGAGGGCCTGTCCCGTTCAAACTGCCCGCCGTGACGGCGCTCGCCGGGCGTCTGCCCGCGCTGCCGGAGCACCCTGCGCCGCTGTTCGACGGGGGGCACGGACGCGGCTGGAGCGACATCGGCTATCGAGAGGAGGGGCAGGCCGGCTTCCTCTCGTTCGACTTCCCCGGCGGTGCGATGAGCACGGCGCAGTGCCGACGCCTGCTGGACGCCTACCGGCTGGCCTGCCGGCGGCCCACCTCGGTGCTGGTCCTGGGCGGCACCCGGGACTTCTTCTCCAACGGCATCCACCTGAACGTCATCGAGGCCGCAGCCGATCCCGCCGAGGAGTCCTGGGCCAATATCAACGCCATGGACGACCTCGTGGAGGCCGTACTGACCACCACCGACCGGCTGGTGGTCGCCGCCGTGGGCGGCAACGCGGCCGCGGGCGGGATGATGCTCGCCCTTGCCGCGGACGAGGTCTGGTGCAGGTCGGGGGCGGTGCTGAACCCGCACTACCGCCTGATGGGGCTGTACGGCTCCGAGTACTGGACGTACACGTTGCCGCGCCGGGTGGGGGACGCGGTCGCGAAGCGGCTCACCGGCGAGGCGCTGCCGGTGAGCGCCGAGACCGCCGAGCGGCTCGGCCTGGCCGACCGGACGCTCGACTGCGACGCCCGGTCGTTCGCGGGCGAGGCCGCCCGGCTCGCGGCGCGGCTCGCCGCGTCGCCCGCGACAGGGGCACGGATCGCGGCGAAGAAGGGCGAACGGGACCGAGACGAGACCTACAGACCCCTGGCCGAATACCGGGAGCAGGAGCTGGCCGAGATGCGGCGGACCTTCTTCGATCCCCGGTCGTCCTACCACGCGCTGCGGCGTGCGTTCGTGCACAAGGATCCCCCGTCGGGCCGCCCCGGGCACCTCGCCGCGGCGGCCCGCAGAACCGCGGGAGGCCCGCCCGCCGAGGGGCCCGACGTCACCGCACTGGCGGCGCACCATGCCGTACCCGGGCCGAGCGCTTGCTATCAAGAACGGTGA